A single window of Terriglobia bacterium DNA harbors:
- a CDS encoding cell division protein ZapA, with protein MSNPRPRTIEVQIYDQTYSIVLKSALSESEVRKLAQEVDDRMRNIAVQANTPDSLKVAILTALHLAQEYKELQRVCEGKTDEWSRALDQVLKRA; from the coding sequence TTGTCTAACCCAAGACCGCGCACGATCGAGGTTCAGATTTACGACCAGACGTATTCGATCGTTCTCAAGTCGGCTCTTTCCGAATCGGAAGTTCGAAAGCTTGCCCAGGAAGTCGACGACCGCATGCGGAATATCGCGGTGCAAGCCAACACGCCGGACTCGCTCAAGGTTGCGATCTTGACTGCCCTGCACCTGGCACAGGAGTACAAGGAATTGCAACGAGTCTGCGAAGGAAAAACCGACGAGTGGTCCCGCGCATTGGACCAGGTTCTCAAGCGCGCGTAA